Proteins co-encoded in one Psychromonas sp. L1A2 genomic window:
- the tgt gene encoding tRNA guanosine(34) transglycosylase Tgt — protein sequence MKYELITTDGRARRGRLTFDRGTVETPAFMPVGTYGTVKGMTPEEVDATGAEILLGNTFHLWLRPGQKVIKQHGDLHDFMNWKGPILTDSGGFQVFSLGKMRKIKEEGVYFRSPVNGDEVFLSPEISMEIQYDLGSDIVMIFDECTPYPATEEEADISMKLSLRWAERSRNRFNEQENPNALFGIIQGGCYEHLRDVSLAGLEKIGFDGYAIGGLAVGEPKEDMHRILDHVTTKIPADKPRYLMGVGKPEDLVEGVRRGVDMFDCVMPTRNARNGHLFTTDGVVKIRNARHREDTSPLDAECDCYTCKNYTRAYLYHLDKCGEILGARLNTIHNLRYYQRLMKGLRDAISAGTLDEFVDLFYKRIGKEKPVLNN from the coding sequence ATGAAATACGAATTAATTACAACTGATGGTCGCGCTCGTCGTGGCCGTTTAACCTTTGACCGTGGAACGGTTGAAACGCCTGCGTTTATGCCAGTAGGCACTTACGGCACGGTAAAAGGCATGACACCTGAAGAAGTTGATGCAACCGGTGCTGAAATTTTATTAGGCAATACCTTCCATCTTTGGTTACGCCCAGGACAAAAGGTTATTAAACAACATGGCGATTTACATGACTTTATGAACTGGAAAGGTCCAATTTTAACTGATTCTGGTGGTTTCCAAGTTTTCAGTTTAGGTAAAATGCGTAAGATCAAAGAAGAGGGCGTGTATTTCAGAAGCCCTGTTAATGGTGACGAAGTATTTTTATCGCCGGAAATTTCAATGGAAATTCAATACGATCTCGGATCTGATATCGTGATGATTTTTGATGAATGTACGCCTTACCCAGCGACAGAAGAAGAAGCAGATATTTCGATGAAGCTTTCTTTACGCTGGGCTGAACGTAGCCGTAATCGATTTAACGAACAAGAAAACCCAAATGCTTTATTTGGTATTATTCAAGGTGGTTGTTATGAACATCTTCGTGATGTGTCATTAGCAGGGTTAGAGAAAATCGGCTTTGATGGTTATGCGATTGGTGGTCTTGCTGTTGGTGAGCCTAAAGAAGATATGCATCGCATATTAGATCATGTAACCACTAAAATTCCAGCAGACAAACCGCGTTACTTAATGGGTGTTGGTAAACCAGAAGATTTGGTGGAAGGCGTTCGTCGTGGTGTTGATATGTTTGACTGTGTTATGCCAACGCGTAATGCGCGAAATGGACACTTATTTACGACCGATGGCGTTGTTAAAATTCGTAATGCAAGACATCGTGAAGATACCAGCCCGTTAGATGCAGAATGTGATTGTTACACTTGTAAAAATTATACACGTGCATACTTATATCACCTTGACAAATGTGGAGAAATCCTTGGAGCTCGCTTAAACACGATCCATAACTTACGTTATTACCAACGTTTGATGAAAGGTTTGCGTGATGCGATTTCAGCAGGTACATTAGACGAGTTTGTTGATTTGTTTTACAAACGAATTGGAAAAGAAAAACCAGTTCTAAATAATTGA
- the pstB gene encoding phosphate ABC transporter ATP-binding protein PstB, with product MIDFSNLNPKGADLNALTAENTALEIKNLDLFYGDKQALHNVSMKIPKGKVTAFIGPSGCGKSTLLRCINRMNDLVEICRVDGNIELQGINIYDKSVDVASLRRRIGMVFQRPNPFPKSIYENVVYGLRLQGINDRRTLDEACETSLRGAALWNEVKDRLHDNAFGLSGGQQQRLVIARAIAIGPEVLLLDEPTSALDPISTLTIEELITELKKKFTVVIVTHNMQQAARVSDQTAFMYMGKLIEYSDTNTLFTSPTQKQTEDYITGRYG from the coding sequence ATGATTGATTTTTCAAATTTAAACCCGAAAGGGGCTGACTTAAACGCGCTAACTGCTGAAAACACAGCGTTAGAGATTAAAAATTTAGATTTATTCTACGGTGATAAACAGGCGTTACATAATGTATCGATGAAGATACCTAAAGGTAAAGTGACTGCGTTTATCGGTCCATCTGGTTGTGGTAAATCAACATTATTACGTTGTATCAATCGCATGAATGACTTAGTTGAAATTTGTCGTGTTGATGGCAATATCGAGTTACAAGGCATTAATATCTATGATAAATCAGTTGATGTTGCTTCGTTACGTCGTCGTATCGGTATGGTATTCCAACGTCCAAACCCTTTCCCTAAATCTATCTATGAAAATGTCGTGTACGGATTGCGCCTACAAGGTATTAATGACCGACGTACATTAGATGAAGCATGCGAGACATCACTGCGTGGTGCTGCTTTATGGAATGAAGTAAAAGACAGATTACATGATAACGCATTTGGTCTTTCTGGTGGTCAGCAACAACGTTTAGTCATTGCACGTGCCATTGCTATTGGCCCTGAAGTGCTATTGTTAGATGAACCAACTTCAGCACTGGATCCAATCTCTACATTAACGATTGAAGAATTGATTACTGAATTAAAGAAAAAGTTCACGGTTGTGATCGTTACGCATAATATGCAACAAGCAGCACGTGTGTCAGATCAAACGGCCTTTATGTACATGGGTAAATTAATTGAATATTCGGATACCAATACCTTATTCACTTCGCCAACACAAAAACAGACAGAAGATTACATTACTGGCCGTTACGGTTAA
- the queA gene encoding tRNA preQ1(34) S-adenosylmethionine ribosyltransferase-isomerase QueA, with product MKVADFSFHLPEELIARYPMPERTNSRLLSLEANSGELSHLNFTDIIDLVNPNDLLVFNDTRVIPARLFGSKETGGKIEVLVERVLDEKSFLAHVRSSKSPKPGCKLLLENDVKAEMVQRQGPLFEIKVDSEETVLQILERIGHMPLPPYIDRPDEDADKERYQTVYNKNPGAVAAPTAGLHFDQIILDKLTAKGTDFAFVTLHVGAGTFQPVKVDNILDHQMHSEYAEVSQEVVDKITATKAAGGRVIAVGTTSVRSIESAASVSLAKGLELAPFFSETSIFIYPGYEFQLVDAMITNFHLSESTLLMLVSAFSGKANIDHAYQTAIEKKYRFFSYGDAMFLTKKTN from the coding sequence ATGAAAGTTGCTGATTTTTCTTTTCACCTTCCTGAAGAATTGATTGCGCGTTACCCAATGCCAGAACGTACGAATAGTCGCTTACTTTCATTAGAGGCTAATTCTGGTGAATTAAGTCATTTAAACTTCACCGATATAATTGATTTAGTAAATCCAAATGATCTACTTGTATTCAATGATACACGTGTTATTCCTGCCCGTTTATTTGGCAGCAAAGAAACCGGTGGCAAAATTGAAGTACTGGTTGAACGTGTTTTAGATGAAAAAAGCTTTCTTGCACATGTTCGTAGCTCTAAATCGCCTAAACCAGGTTGTAAACTACTGCTTGAAAATGATGTAAAAGCGGAAATGGTTCAACGTCAAGGTCCGTTATTTGAAATTAAAGTCGATAGCGAAGAAACCGTTTTACAAATTTTAGAACGTATTGGCCACATGCCTTTACCACCATATATTGATAGACCTGACGAAGATGCCGATAAAGAGCGTTACCAAACGGTTTATAATAAAAACCCTGGCGCAGTCGCTGCACCAACGGCTGGTTTACATTTTGATCAAATTATCTTAGATAAATTAACGGCTAAAGGAACCGATTTTGCTTTTGTTACTTTGCATGTTGGAGCGGGCACTTTTCAGCCTGTTAAAGTAGATAATATACTCGATCATCAAATGCATAGTGAATACGCAGAAGTCTCTCAAGAAGTGGTTGATAAAATCACAGCAACCAAAGCGGCAGGCGGACGTGTTATTGCAGTAGGCACTACTTCGGTAAGATCTATTGAAAGTGCGGCTAGCGTTAGCTTAGCGAAAGGACTTGAATTAGCCCCTTTCTTTTCGGAAACCAGTATCTTTATTTACCCTGGGTATGAGTTCCAACTGGTTGATGCAATGATCACTAATTTCCATTTATCAGAATCAACATTATTGATGCTGGTAAGTGCTTTCTCAGGCAAAGCAAATATTGACCATGCTTACCAAACTGCAATCGAGAAAAAATACCGTTTCTTTAGTTATGGCGACGCGATGTTTTTAACTAAAAAAACTAATTAG
- the yajC gene encoding preprotein translocase subunit YajC — MSLFISQAHAAAEGAPADGGGMQMIFMLVVFAAIFYFMIYRPQARRTKEHKNLMDNIGKNDEVLTTGGLIGRVAKISADSEYVQVELNENNIILIKKDFITAVLPKGTLKSI; from the coding sequence ATGAGTTTATTTATCTCTCAAGCACACGCAGCAGCAGAAGGCGCTCCAGCTGACGGCGGCGGCATGCAAATGATTTTTATGTTAGTTGTTTTTGCAGCTATTTTCTACTTTATGATTTACCGCCCTCAGGCGCGTCGTACAAAAGAACATAAAAACCTAATGGATAACATTGGTAAAAATGATGAAGTATTAACAACAGGCGGTTTGATTGGTCGTGTTGCTAAAATTAGTGCTGATAGCGAATATGTTCAAGTAGAGTTAAACGAAAATAACATTATTCTAATCAAAAAAGACTTTATTACAGCAGTACTTCCAAAAGGTACGCTTAAGTCAATCTAA
- the phoU gene encoding phosphate signaling complex protein PhoU has protein sequence MENLNLNRHISGQFNNEIESVRNQVMQMGGLIEQQLADALSAMAENDLELARKVIVKDNEVNEFETKVDQDCSRIIAKRQPAASDLRLILTIMKTVTELERVGDSITAIAKTVIENHGKKVPSLIGLENMGQITMKMLHNALDAFTRLDLHAAIAVHNEDKKVNRQYESILRELMTFMMEDPRSVPFVLNVLASARAIERIGDRCQNICEQIVYLVKGIDVRHATEEEINSLIE, from the coding sequence ATGGAAAACTTAAATTTAAACCGTCATATTTCAGGACAATTTAATAATGAGATTGAAAGTGTGCGTAACCAAGTTATGCAAATGGGCGGGCTTATTGAACAACAATTAGCTGATGCATTGTCTGCAATGGCTGAAAATGATCTAGAGTTAGCACGTAAAGTTATTGTTAAAGATAATGAAGTCAATGAATTCGAAACAAAGGTTGACCAAGATTGTTCTCGTATTATCGCTAAACGTCAACCTGCAGCATCTGATTTACGCTTGATTTTAACGATCATGAAAACAGTGACTGAACTTGAACGAGTAGGTGATAGTATTACTGCTATTGCTAAAACAGTTATCGAAAATCACGGTAAAAAAGTACCGTCGTTAATCGGCCTAGAGAATATGGGCCAGATTACGATGAAAATGTTGCATAATGCGCTAGATGCCTTTACTCGCTTAGATCTTCATGCTGCCATTGCAGTACATAACGAAGATAAGAAAGTAAATCGTCAATACGAAAGTATTTTACGTGAATTAATGACGTTTATGATGGAAGACCCTCGTTCTGTACCATTTGTACTTAACGTTTTAGCCTCAGCACGAGCAATTGAACGTATTGGTGACAGATGTCAAAATATCTGTGAACAAATTGTATATTTAGTGAAAGGTATTGATGTCCGTCATGCTACTGAAGAAGAGATTAATTCTTTAATTGAATAG
- the secD gene encoding protein translocase subunit SecD, which yields MLNKYPLWKYLLLGFIVLFTLVYAAPNLYGEDPAVQVSATRGATVELSTLDKVQDILKQANISPKSTVLENGQILVRLSSSEEQLIARETISAQIGDGFVTALNLAAATPAWLEAIGGSPLKLGLDLRGGVHFLMEVDMDEAISKEQEQMVQDLRADLREQKIRYRGIEKASTETGVILRFTSQEILDSAVDYLKPINPGFTFDEKETSGTFYLTISMTAEKLKTAKEDALQQNLSILRNRVNELGVAEPLVQRQGTDRIVVELPGIQDTARAKEILGATATLEFHAVDSDTDVSDALAGRVPASSALYKERDGQPVVVKKKIILTGNHIVDAQSSADEYGRAQVNISLDSQGGSKMSRFTKNNIGKPMATLFIEYLPTGKKKANGKSETEKRIEVANVATIQAQLGRSFRITGLDNTAEAHNLALLLRAGALTAPIQIVEERTIGPSLGQQNIDNGIKAMVYGLLAVVLFMFVYYRKFGVVANTALLFNIVMIVGLMSLIPGATLTLPGIAGIVLTIGMAVDANVLIFERIREELNAGKSIQRSINEGYSNALSTIADANITTFITAVILFAVGTGPIKGFAVTLALGILTSMFTSIFGTRAIVNALWGGRNDIKKLSI from the coding sequence GTGTTAAATAAATATCCTCTTTGGAAGTATCTATTACTAGGGTTCATAGTTTTATTTACTTTAGTTTATGCCGCTCCAAATCTGTATGGTGAAGATCCTGCTGTGCAAGTTTCTGCTACTCGTGGTGCTACTGTTGAATTATCTACTTTAGATAAAGTACAAGACATCCTTAAGCAAGCGAATATCTCACCAAAATCAACCGTGCTAGAAAACGGTCAAATTTTAGTAAGACTGTCTTCAAGTGAAGAACAATTAATTGCACGTGAAACAATCAGCGCACAAATAGGCGATGGTTTTGTTACGGCATTAAACTTAGCAGCCGCAACCCCAGCTTGGTTAGAAGCAATTGGCGGTAGCCCATTAAAGCTAGGTCTTGACCTTCGTGGTGGTGTTCACTTCTTAATGGAAGTGGATATGGACGAAGCAATAAGCAAAGAACAAGAACAAATGGTTCAAGACTTACGTGCTGATTTAAGAGAACAGAAAATTCGTTACCGTGGTATCGAAAAAGCGTCTACAGAAACGGGTGTAATACTACGTTTTACGTCGCAAGAAATTCTAGACAGTGCTGTTGATTATTTGAAACCGATTAATCCTGGTTTTACATTTGACGAAAAAGAAACAAGTGGCACTTTCTACTTAACTATCAGCATGACTGCTGAAAAGTTAAAGACTGCAAAAGAAGATGCATTACAACAAAACTTAAGCATCTTACGTAATCGTGTTAATGAACTTGGTGTTGCTGAACCGTTAGTACAGCGTCAAGGCACTGACCGTATCGTCGTTGAACTACCGGGTATTCAAGATACTGCTCGTGCTAAAGAGATCCTTGGCGCAACGGCAACGTTAGAATTCCATGCTGTTGACTCTGATACGGATGTGTCTGATGCATTAGCAGGTCGTGTTCCCGCTTCTTCTGCACTTTATAAAGAGCGTGATGGTCAGCCAGTTGTTGTTAAGAAAAAAATCATCTTAACGGGTAATCATATTGTTGATGCACAATCGAGTGCTGATGAATATGGTCGTGCACAGGTAAATATTTCTTTAGACTCGCAAGGTGGCAGTAAAATGTCGCGCTTCACTAAAAATAATATCGGTAAACCAATGGCAACATTGTTTATTGAATATTTACCAACGGGTAAAAAGAAAGCAAACGGTAAGTCTGAAACTGAGAAACGTATTGAGGTTGCTAACGTTGCAACGATTCAAGCACAGTTAGGACGTAGCTTCCGTATCACTGGTTTAGATAACACTGCTGAAGCACATAACTTAGCGCTATTATTACGTGCAGGTGCACTAACAGCACCGATTCAAATTGTAGAAGAACGCACTATTGGCCCAAGCTTAGGTCAACAAAACATCGACAACGGTATTAAAGCCATGGTTTATGGTTTATTAGCGGTTGTTCTGTTTATGTTTGTTTATTACCGTAAGTTTGGTGTAGTGGCGAATACCGCATTACTATTCAACATCGTAATGATTGTTGGTTTAATGTCATTAATTCCTGGAGCAACTTTAACGTTACCGGGTATTGCTGGGATTGTATTAACGATTGGTATGGCTGTTGATGCCAACGTATTGATATTTGAACGTATCCGAGAAGAGTTAAATGCTGGTAAATCAATTCAGCGTTCAATTAATGAAGGTTACTCAAATGCATTATCAACGATTGCTGATGCGAATATTACTACCTTTATTACCGCGGTTATCTTGTTCGCAGTAGGTACTGGCCCAATTAAGGGTTTTGCAGTAACGCTTGCACTTGGTATTTTAACTTCAATGTTTACTTCTATCTTCGGCACACGTGCGATTGTTAATGCACTGTGGGGTGGACGTAATGACATTAAAAAACTTTCAATCTAA
- the pstA gene encoding phosphate ABC transporter permease PstA, with product MGKWFKSGTPWIWMTGGAVSLSLIAVIGLFLLIGWRGLSFFWPATVYEFSMQNEQGEQSVLIGEIYDQEHVLKQQLIDGGVTGLEDYPESLERFLIKTGNREYVDLDFQWILETIIQDKKVAHDVVVFERTKNGNFYGYLDSINEGEQKLNIEQGRLDDELNLRLERALEFRDKEHGLLTGDIGRINNDLDRIRLKQRKLELDGELTEQKIAEFAASSDALRAEYLGLESELFSYRDQAKRDSVVVKDMTGRLVTMPLSYILDFYQPNDMSFMQKVGHWFHQVYKFVSSDPREANTEGGVFPAIFGTVFMVMLMAVIVTPFGVVAAIYLHEYAGKNNITKFIRIAVINLSGVPSIVYGVFGLGFFVYILGGSIDQLLYPEALPSPTFGSPGVLWSALTLAILTLPVVIVSTEEGLSRIPSTLREGSLALGATKSETLWRIVIPMASPAIMTGLILAVARAAGEVAPLMLVGVVKIAPTLPVDGNFPFLHLDRKFMHLGFHIYDVGFQSPNVEAARPLVYATSFLLVTVIIGLNLAAIAIRNNLREKYRALEH from the coding sequence ATGGGTAAATGGTTTAAATCAGGCACACCGTGGATTTGGATGACAGGTGGTGCTGTAAGTTTGAGTTTGATTGCAGTTATTGGGTTATTTCTACTGATTGGTTGGAGAGGGTTAAGCTTCTTTTGGCCTGCGACAGTGTATGAATTCTCAATGCAAAATGAGCAAGGTGAACAGTCAGTTTTAATTGGTGAAATTTATGACCAAGAACATGTATTAAAACAACAGTTAATTGATGGTGGTGTTACTGGGTTAGAAGACTATCCAGAATCATTAGAACGTTTTTTAATTAAAACAGGTAACCGTGAATATGTTGATTTAGACTTCCAATGGATTTTAGAAACAATTATTCAAGATAAGAAAGTTGCACATGACGTTGTTGTTTTTGAAAGAACTAAAAATGGTAATTTTTATGGTTATTTAGATTCTATTAATGAAGGTGAACAAAAGCTTAATATTGAGCAGGGTCGTTTAGACGATGAACTTAATTTGCGTCTTGAACGTGCGCTTGAGTTTCGTGATAAAGAGCATGGGCTATTAACGGGTGATATCGGTCGTATTAATAACGATCTAGACCGCATTCGTCTAAAGCAACGTAAGCTAGAGTTAGACGGTGAATTAACAGAGCAAAAAATTGCTGAATTTGCGGCTAGCAGTGATGCGTTACGAGCTGAATACTTAGGATTAGAAAGCGAGTTATTTAGTTATCGTGATCAAGCAAAGCGCGACAGTGTGGTAGTAAAAGATATGACTGGGCGTTTAGTGACGATGCCACTATCTTATATATTAGACTTCTATCAACCCAATGATATGAGCTTTATGCAGAAAGTAGGGCATTGGTTCCATCAGGTTTATAAATTTGTGAGTAGCGACCCGCGTGAAGCCAATACAGAAGGTGGTGTGTTCCCTGCTATCTTTGGTACTGTTTTCATGGTGATGTTAATGGCTGTGATTGTGACGCCATTTGGTGTGGTTGCGGCTATTTATTTGCATGAATATGCAGGTAAAAATAACATTACTAAATTTATTCGTATCGCTGTAATCAATCTATCTGGTGTACCGTCTATTGTTTATGGTGTATTTGGTTTAGGTTTCTTTGTTTATATTCTGGGTGGCAGTATCGACCAATTACTTTACCCTGAAGCATTACCATCACCGACATTTGGTTCACCAGGTGTCCTGTGGTCAGCGTTAACATTAGCTATTTTAACGTTACCAGTGGTTATTGTATCAACGGAAGAAGGGTTAAGCCGTATACCAAGTACCTTACGTGAAGGTTCTTTAGCATTAGGTGCAACAAAGTCAGAAACGTTATGGAGGATTGTTATTCCAATGGCAAGTCCTGCTATTATGACCGGTTTGATTTTAGCCGTTGCGCGTGCAGCTGGTGAAGTGGCCCCGTTAATGCTGGTCGGAGTGGTGAAAATTGCACCAACATTGCCCGTTGATGGAAACTTCCCGTTCTTACATTTAGACCGTAAGTTTATGCATTTAGGTTTCCATATCTACGATGTTGGTTTCCAAAGTCCAAATGTTGAAGCAGCACGTCCATTGGTTTATGCAACCTCGTTTTTATTAGTCACCGTTATTATTGGTTTGAATTTAGCAGCTATTGCTATCCGTAATAACTTACGTGAAAAGTACCGAGCATTAGAGCACTAA
- the secF gene encoding protein translocase subunit SecF has translation MLELIKSKHTISFMKYSKPATWLSMLLLVISLGSLSINWLNWGLDFTGGTLIEVGFEQPANLTEVRETLTAANFSDAVVQHFGTSHEVMVRLAPREGVKGQVIGNQILDALTAADFGNVDMRRIEFVGPNVGAELAENGGIAIIIALICIMLYVSMRFEWRLATGSVLALAHDIIITLGVFSLFQIEFDLTVLAALLAVVGYSLNDTIVVFDRIRENFRSMPALTPEEIVDKSLTQTLSRTIITSGTTIFVLVSLFVVGGELIHGFATALLIGIFVGTYSSIYVASALAIRLGVQRDHMIPEVIEKEGADQDPLM, from the coding sequence ATGTTGGAATTAATTAAGTCGAAGCATACTATTAGCTTCATGAAATATTCAAAACCTGCAACCTGGTTATCAATGTTGTTATTGGTTATCTCTTTAGGGTCTTTGAGTATTAATTGGCTAAACTGGGGGTTAGATTTCACCGGTGGTACGTTAATCGAAGTTGGATTTGAACAACCTGCAAACCTAACAGAAGTACGTGAAACATTAACTGCAGCTAACTTCTCTGATGCAGTAGTACAGCATTTTGGTACAAGCCATGAAGTGATGGTACGTTTAGCACCTCGTGAAGGCGTTAAAGGACAAGTCATTGGTAATCAAATACTAGATGCTTTAACAGCCGCTGATTTTGGCAATGTTGATATGCGCCGAATTGAGTTTGTTGGTCCTAATGTAGGTGCTGAATTAGCGGAAAATGGTGGTATTGCTATTATCATTGCGCTGATTTGTATCATGCTTTATGTGAGCATGCGTTTTGAATGGCGTTTAGCTACGGGCTCTGTGTTAGCTTTGGCACACGATATTATCATTACGCTAGGTGTGTTTTCGTTATTTCAAATCGAATTCGATTTAACGGTTTTAGCTGCACTACTTGCTGTAGTCGGTTACTCGTTAAACGATACCATTGTTGTATTTGACCGTATTCGTGAAAACTTTCGTTCAATGCCGGCTTTAACGCCTGAAGAGATTGTAGATAAATCGTTAACACAAACCTTAAGCAGAACAATTATTACGTCGGGAACGACTATTTTTGTATTAGTTTCATTGTTTGTTGTTGGTGGTGAGTTGATTCACGGTTTTGCTACCGCATTGTTGATTGGTATCTTCGTTGGTACTTATTCATCTATCTATGTTGCAAGTGCATTAGCGATTCGCTTAGGTGTTCAACGTGATCATATGATCCCTGAAGTCATCGAAAAAGAGGGTGCAGATCAAGACCCATTGATGTAA